A single region of the Salvelinus sp. IW2-2015 linkage group LG20, ASM291031v2, whole genome shotgun sequence genome encodes:
- the LOC111981866 gene encoding frizzled-9, whose product MYIFHLRIAILLWCQLVIAASSLDIGAYDIERGRPAKCEPITIPMCQGIGYNMTRMPNFMKYESQAEASIKLNEFAPLVEYGCDVHLRFFLCSLYVPMCTDKVSTTIPACRPMCEQARQKCSPIMEKFSFGWPDSLDCSKLPTKNNPNSLCMEAPENDTKQEIKKGEGMLPVPPRPRQPGPGTSGRSGNSLGSCENPEKFQYVEKSQSCAPRCSSVVDVFWSRQDKDFAFIWMAVWSTLCFISTAFTVLTFLLDPQRFQYPERPIIFLSMCYNVYSVAFVIRSVAGAENIAXDRENGELYVIQEGLESTGCTIVFLILYYFGMASSIWWVILTLTWFLAAGKKWGHEAIEAHSSYFHMAAWGIPAMKTIVILTMRKVAGDELTGLCYVGSMDVNALTGFVLIPLSCYLIIGTSFILTGFVALFHIRKIMKTGGTNTEKLEKLMVKIGVFSILYTVPATCVIICYFYERLNMGYWKFQALENKCVSFPGRRHEDCSLEESVPTVAVFMLKIFMSLVVGITSGVWVWSSKTLQTWQGLCNRKLSVRTSRKPCSSVSCSTSHCHYKSPAVVLHMAKTDSYLESPTHV is encoded by the coding sequence ATGTATATTTTTCATTTGAGGATTGCCATTTTACTCTGGTGCCAACTTGTTATTGCTGCATCCAGTTTGGATATCGGAGCATATGATATAGAGAGGGGCAGACCTGCAAAATGTGAACCCATCACCATTCCCATGTGCCAGGGCATTGGCTACAATATGACAAGAATGCCCAACTTCATGAAATACGAAAGCCAAGCAGAGGCCAGCATCAAACTGAATGAGTTTGCCCCTCTAGTGGAATACGGCTGTGACGTGCACCTGCGCTTTTTCCTCTGCTCCCTCTACGTCCCCATGTGCACTGACAAAGTGTCCACCACCATACCTGCCTGCCGACCAATGTGTGAGCAGGCCAGGCAGAAGTGCTCTCCCATCATGGAGAAATTCAGCTTTGGCTGGCCTGACTCACTGGACTGCTCCAAGCTGCCCACTAAAAACAACCCCAACTCGCTGTGCATGGAGGCGCCTGAGAATGACACCAAGCAGGAGATCAAGAAGGGGGAGGGCATGCTACCGGTGCCCCCCAGACCCAGGCAGCCCGGCCCGGGTACCAGCGGGCGCTCYGGCAACAGCCTGGGTTCCTGCGAGAACCCAGAGAAGTTCCAGTACGTGGAGAAGAGCCAGTCATGTGCCCCGCGCTGCTCCTCGGTGGTGGACGTGTTCTGGTCGCGGCAGGACAAGGACTTTGCCTTCATCTGGATGGCGGTGTGGTCCACACTCTGCTTCATCTCCACCGCCTTCACTGTCCTCACCTTCCTGCTGGACCCGCAGCGCTTTCAGTACCCGGAGCGGCCCATCATCTTCCTCTCCATGTGTTACAACGTCTACTCGGTGGCCTTCGTCATCCGCTCGGTGGCCGGGGCCGAGAACATCGCCTGRGACCGGGAGAATGGCGAGCTCTACGTCATCCAGGAGGGGCTGGAGTCTACGGGCTGCACCATCGTCTTCCTCATCCTCTACTACTTTGGTATGGCTTCATCTATCTGGTGGGTCATCCTCACACTCACCTGGTTCCTGGCCGCTGGCAAGAAGTGGGGCCACGAGGCCATCGAGGCCCACAGCAGCTACTTCCACATGGCCGCCTGGGGCATCCCAGCCATGAAGACCATCGTCATCCTAACTATGAGGAAGGTGGCAGGGGACGAGCTGACGGGGCTGTGTTATGTGGGCAGCATGGACGTTAACGCACTGACCGGCTTCGTGCTCATCCCTCTGTCCTGCTACCTGATCATTGGCACCTCTTTCATCCTCACGGGCTTCGTGGCYCTCTTCCACATCCGGAAGATAATGAAGACGGGCGGCACCAACACGGAGAAGCTGGAGAAACTCATGGTGAAGATCGGTGTGTTCTCCATCCTGTACACGGTGCCCGCCACCTGCGTCATCATCTGCTACTTCTACGAGAGGCTCAACATGGGGTACTGGAAGTTCCAGGCGCTGGAGAACAAGTGTGTGTCGTTCCCCGGGCGCCGGCATGAGGACTGCTCACTGGAGGAGTCGGTGCCCACCGTGGCAGTGTTCATGCTGAAGATCTTCATGTCTCTGGTGGTGGGCATCACCAGCGGTGTGTGGGTTTGGAGTTCCAAGACCCTGCAGACCTGGCAGGGCCTGTGCAACAGGAAGCTGTCGGTGCGGACTAGCAGGAAGCCTTGTAGCAGCGTCAGCTGCAGCACCTCRCACTGTCACTACAAGTCCCCAGCCGTGGTGCTCCACATGGCCAAAACAGACTCTTACCTAGAGAGCCCCACACACGTCTAA